In Lycium ferocissimum isolate CSIRO_LF1 unplaced genomic scaffold, AGI_CSIRO_Lferr_CH_V1 ctg4673, whole genome shotgun sequence, the following proteins share a genomic window:
- the LOC132044506 gene encoding OVARIAN TUMOR DOMAIN-containing deubiquitinating enzyme 4-like isoform X1 translates to MSIHARREMTSRFCNIVLQAPATSLHFYISTKPAKFHYSTISASRSNYLSSSINFEESQKRCVWSTKSKLKNSCGSLTLKTAVSPRYTWKVCCDISSRSQNVNMRLSLPTPSNLRRNSRQRHHTSAGLFIGFLVCCSASEPVHAEASGESKGNSSTTGCSHGKKVYTDYSVIGIPGDGRCLFRSVAHGACLSSGKPLPDENLQRQLADELRARVADEFIKRREETEWFIEGEFNTYVAQIRNCHVWGGEPELLMASHVLQMPINVYMYDKDACGLISIAEYGQEYGKDNPIKVLYYGFGHYDALHIPGKKGPRSKL, encoded by the exons ATGTCTAT ACATGCGAGAAGAGAAATGACAAGCCGCTTCTGTAATATAGTTTTGCAAGCACCAGCCACCTCATTGCATTTTTATATCTCAACCAAGCCTGCAAAATTccattattctactatttctgcATCCAGGTCAAATTATCTCTCATCATCAATAAACTTTGAGGAATCCCAAAAAAGATGTGTTTGGTCTACTAAATCCAAGCTGAAGAACAGCTGCGGCTCGTTAACGCTTAAAACTGCAGTGAGTCCCAGATATACTTGGAAGGTGTGCTGTGATATTTCTTCTCGGTCCCAAAATGTGAATATGAGGCTTTCCTTGCCCACTCCGTCAAATTTGAGGCGTAATTCTAGGCAGCGACATCATACATCTGCTGGTTTATTTATTGGATTTTTGGTCTGCTGCTCTGCGTCTGAACCAGTACATGCTGAAGCATCAGGAGAAAGTAAGGGAAATTCCTCAACCACTGGCTGTTCACATGGAAAGAAGGTCTATACTGACTACTCTGTAATTG GTATACCTGGAGATGGAAGATGTTTATTTCGTTCTGTTGCTCATGGTGCTTGTTTGAGCTCAGGGAAGCCCCTACCTGATGAGAACCTACAGAGGCAATTAGCGGATGAATTAAGGGCCaga GTGGCAGATGAATTTATAAAGAGGCGAGAAGAGACAGAATG GTTCATCGAAGGTGAATTTAACACATATGTTGCCCAAATAAGGAATTGTCATGTGTGGGGAGGTGAACCAGAGCTTTTGATGGCTTCTCATGTTCTCCA GATGCCAATCAATGTTTACATGTATGACAAGGACGCTTGTGGCCTGATTTCTATTGCTGAATACGGGCAAGAATATGGCAAGGACAATCCTATTAAGGTTCTGTATTACGGCTTTGGTCATTATGATGCATTGCACATTCCCGGGAAGAAAGGACCAAGATCAAAACTTTAA
- the LOC132044506 gene encoding OVARIAN TUMOR DOMAIN-containing deubiquitinating enzyme 4-like isoform X3 produces MSIHARREMTSRFCNIVLQAPATSLHFYISTKPAKFHYSTISASRSNYLSSSINFEESQKRCVWSTKSKLKNSCGSLTLKTAVSPRYTWKVCCDISSRSQNVNMRLSLPTPSNLRRNSRQRHHTSAGLFIGFLVCCSASEPVHAEASGESKGNSSTTGCSHGKKVYTDYSVIGIPGDGRCLFRSVAHGACLSSGKPLPDENLQRQLADELRARVADEFIKRREETEWMPINVYMYDKDACGLISIAEYGQEYGKDNPIKVLYYGFGHYDALHIPGKKGPRSKL; encoded by the exons ATGTCTAT ACATGCGAGAAGAGAAATGACAAGCCGCTTCTGTAATATAGTTTTGCAAGCACCAGCCACCTCATTGCATTTTTATATCTCAACCAAGCCTGCAAAATTccattattctactatttctgcATCCAGGTCAAATTATCTCTCATCATCAATAAACTTTGAGGAATCCCAAAAAAGATGTGTTTGGTCTACTAAATCCAAGCTGAAGAACAGCTGCGGCTCGTTAACGCTTAAAACTGCAGTGAGTCCCAGATATACTTGGAAGGTGTGCTGTGATATTTCTTCTCGGTCCCAAAATGTGAATATGAGGCTTTCCTTGCCCACTCCGTCAAATTTGAGGCGTAATTCTAGGCAGCGACATCATACATCTGCTGGTTTATTTATTGGATTTTTGGTCTGCTGCTCTGCGTCTGAACCAGTACATGCTGAAGCATCAGGAGAAAGTAAGGGAAATTCCTCAACCACTGGCTGTTCACATGGAAAGAAGGTCTATACTGACTACTCTGTAATTG GTATACCTGGAGATGGAAGATGTTTATTTCGTTCTGTTGCTCATGGTGCTTGTTTGAGCTCAGGGAAGCCCCTACCTGATGAGAACCTACAGAGGCAATTAGCGGATGAATTAAGGGCCaga GTGGCAGATGAATTTATAAAGAGGCGAGAAGAGACAGAATG GATGCCAATCAATGTTTACATGTATGACAAGGACGCTTGTGGCCTGATTTCTATTGCTGAATACGGGCAAGAATATGGCAAGGACAATCCTATTAAGGTTCTGTATTACGGCTTTGGTCATTATGATGCATTGCACATTCCCGGGAAGAAAGGACCAAGATCAAAACTTTAA
- the LOC132044506 gene encoding OVARIAN TUMOR DOMAIN-containing deubiquitinating enzyme 4-like isoform X2, producing MTSRFCNIVLQAPATSLHFYISTKPAKFHYSTISASRSNYLSSSINFEESQKRCVWSTKSKLKNSCGSLTLKTAVSPRYTWKVCCDISSRSQNVNMRLSLPTPSNLRRNSRQRHHTSAGLFIGFLVCCSASEPVHAEASGESKGNSSTTGCSHGKKVYTDYSVIGIPGDGRCLFRSVAHGACLSSGKPLPDENLQRQLADELRARVADEFIKRREETEWFIEGEFNTYVAQIRNCHVWGGEPELLMASHVLQMPINVYMYDKDACGLISIAEYGQEYGKDNPIKVLYYGFGHYDALHIPGKKGPRSKL from the exons ATGACAAGCCGCTTCTGTAATATAGTTTTGCAAGCACCAGCCACCTCATTGCATTTTTATATCTCAACCAAGCCTGCAAAATTccattattctactatttctgcATCCAGGTCAAATTATCTCTCATCATCAATAAACTTTGAGGAATCCCAAAAAAGATGTGTTTGGTCTACTAAATCCAAGCTGAAGAACAGCTGCGGCTCGTTAACGCTTAAAACTGCAGTGAGTCCCAGATATACTTGGAAGGTGTGCTGTGATATTTCTTCTCGGTCCCAAAATGTGAATATGAGGCTTTCCTTGCCCACTCCGTCAAATTTGAGGCGTAATTCTAGGCAGCGACATCATACATCTGCTGGTTTATTTATTGGATTTTTGGTCTGCTGCTCTGCGTCTGAACCAGTACATGCTGAAGCATCAGGAGAAAGTAAGGGAAATTCCTCAACCACTGGCTGTTCACATGGAAAGAAGGTCTATACTGACTACTCTGTAATTG GTATACCTGGAGATGGAAGATGTTTATTTCGTTCTGTTGCTCATGGTGCTTGTTTGAGCTCAGGGAAGCCCCTACCTGATGAGAACCTACAGAGGCAATTAGCGGATGAATTAAGGGCCaga GTGGCAGATGAATTTATAAAGAGGCGAGAAGAGACAGAATG GTTCATCGAAGGTGAATTTAACACATATGTTGCCCAAATAAGGAATTGTCATGTGTGGGGAGGTGAACCAGAGCTTTTGATGGCTTCTCATGTTCTCCA GATGCCAATCAATGTTTACATGTATGACAAGGACGCTTGTGGCCTGATTTCTATTGCTGAATACGGGCAAGAATATGGCAAGGACAATCCTATTAAGGTTCTGTATTACGGCTTTGGTCATTATGATGCATTGCACATTCCCGGGAAGAAAGGACCAAGATCAAAACTTTAA
- the LOC132044506 gene encoding OVARIAN TUMOR DOMAIN-containing deubiquitinating enzyme 4-like isoform X4: MSMSNYLSSSINFEESQKRCVWSTKSKLKNSCGSLTLKTAVSPRYTWKVCCDISSRSQNVNMRLSLPTPSNLRRNSRQRHHTSAGLFIGFLVCCSASEPVHAEASGESKGNSSTTGCSHGKKVYTDYSVIGIPGDGRCLFRSVAHGACLSSGKPLPDENLQRQLADELRARVADEFIKRREETEWFIEGEFNTYVAQIRNCHVWGGEPELLMASHVLQMPINVYMYDKDACGLISIAEYGQEYGKDNPIKVLYYGFGHYDALHIPGKKGPRSKL, from the exons ATGTCTAT GTCAAATTATCTCTCATCATCAATAAACTTTGAGGAATCCCAAAAAAGATGTGTTTGGTCTACTAAATCCAAGCTGAAGAACAGCTGCGGCTCGTTAACGCTTAAAACTGCAGTGAGTCCCAGATATACTTGGAAGGTGTGCTGTGATATTTCTTCTCGGTCCCAAAATGTGAATATGAGGCTTTCCTTGCCCACTCCGTCAAATTTGAGGCGTAATTCTAGGCAGCGACATCATACATCTGCTGGTTTATTTATTGGATTTTTGGTCTGCTGCTCTGCGTCTGAACCAGTACATGCTGAAGCATCAGGAGAAAGTAAGGGAAATTCCTCAACCACTGGCTGTTCACATGGAAAGAAGGTCTATACTGACTACTCTGTAATTG GTATACCTGGAGATGGAAGATGTTTATTTCGTTCTGTTGCTCATGGTGCTTGTTTGAGCTCAGGGAAGCCCCTACCTGATGAGAACCTACAGAGGCAATTAGCGGATGAATTAAGGGCCaga GTGGCAGATGAATTTATAAAGAGGCGAGAAGAGACAGAATG GTTCATCGAAGGTGAATTTAACACATATGTTGCCCAAATAAGGAATTGTCATGTGTGGGGAGGTGAACCAGAGCTTTTGATGGCTTCTCATGTTCTCCA GATGCCAATCAATGTTTACATGTATGACAAGGACGCTTGTGGCCTGATTTCTATTGCTGAATACGGGCAAGAATATGGCAAGGACAATCCTATTAAGGTTCTGTATTACGGCTTTGGTCATTATGATGCATTGCACATTCCCGGGAAGAAAGGACCAAGATCAAAACTTTAA